Proteins co-encoded in one Chrysemys picta bellii isolate R12L10 chromosome 13, ASM1138683v2, whole genome shotgun sequence genomic window:
- the GID8 gene encoding glucose-induced degradation protein 8 homolog, whose protein sequence is MSYAEKPDEITKDEWMEKLNNLHIQRADMNRLIMNYLVTEGFKEAAEKFRMESGIEPSVDLETLDERIKIREMILKGQIQEAIALINSLHPELLDTNRYLYFHLQQQHLIELIRQRETEAALEFAQTQLAEQGEESRECLTEMERTLALLAFDNPEESPFGDLLNMMQRQKVWSEVNQAVLDYENRESTPKLAKLLKLLLWAQNELDQKKVKYPKMTDLSKGTIEEPK, encoded by the exons ATGAGTTATGCAGAAAAACCTGATGAAATCACAAAAGATGAATGGATGGAAAAACTCAATAACTTGCACATCCAAAGAGCTGATATGAATCGCCTGATCATGAACTATCTTGTTACAG AGGGGTTTAAAGAGGCAGCAGAGAAGTTTCGGATGGAGTCTGGAATTGAGCCCAGTGTTGATCTAGAGACTCTGGATGAAAGGATAAAAATTCGAGAAATGATACTGAAAGGACAGATTCAAGAAGCAATTGCATTGATTAATAGTCTCCATCCAGAATTGTTAGATACAAACCGATACCTTTACTTTCATTTGCAG CAGCAGCATTTGATTGAACTGATTCGGCAGCGTGAGACAGAGGCAGCCCTGGAATTTGCTCAGACTCAATTGGCAGAACAAGGCGAGGAGAGCAGAGAATGCTTGACAGAAATGGAGCGCACGCTGGCATTGCTTGCCTTTGATAATCCTGAAGAATCGCCCTTTGGAGACTTGCTCAACATGATGCAGAGACAGAAG GTATGGAGCGAAGTTAACCAAGCTGTTCTAGACTATGAAAATCGCGAGTCAACACCCAAGTTGGCTAAATTACTGAAACTACTTCTGTGGGCTCAGAATGAACTGGACCAGAAGAAAGTAAAATATCCCAAAATGACAGACCTCAGCAAGGGGACAATTGAGGAACCCAAGTAA